In the Streptomyces sp. cg36 genome, one interval contains:
- a CDS encoding helix-turn-helix domain-containing protein, with product MAETLKKGSRVTGAARDKLAADLKKKYDSGASIRALAEETGRSYGFVHRMLSESGVVLRGRGGATRGKKTASA from the coding sequence GTGGCCGAGACTCTGAAGAAGGGCAGCCGGGTTACCGGCGCCGCGCGCGACAAGCTCGCGGCAGACCTGAAGAAGAAGTACGACTCCGGTGCGAGCATCCGGGCGTTGGCCGAAGAGACCGGCCGCTCCTACGGATTCGTCCACCGGATGCTCAGCGAGTCCGGGGTGGTACTGCGCGGACGCGGCGGAGCGACACGCGGCAAGAAGACCGCCTCGGCCTGA